The genome window AGCCATCCGTTTCGATCATTGAAGTGTTTTGTGATTCCAAATCGCAGCGGATAACGACCGGTCAGCACCGAGGCTCGCGTCGGAGAACAAACAGCCGAACCGGCGTAGAAGCGATCGCACCTCAAGCCTTCACTCGCGAGCCGATCCAAGTGTGGCGTCTTGACGGCGGGGCTGCCAAAACAGGACAGGTCTCCGTAGCCGAGGTCGTCCGCCAGTAACAGGATGATGTTGGGACGATCGGCGGCGTGGAGCGGCGCTGCGTTGGCCAGAAAGACAACGGCGATGCAGGCAATCGCCAGCGAGTGGATGAGAGGTTTCATGTGTGGGACGTGGATGATGTGGGAGTGCCGCATGAGACAGGCAGCATTGGGGAATTCATTTGCCCGAATGAGACGACTTGCCTTTGCGAGCGGCTGGTGCGGGCACGGGCGGCTTCGTCGGGCGAGCATCCAGCGGGTCGAAGAACCGCATGTTTGTTCCGACTCGGTCGAAGTCGCCGAGGTCTTCTCGCATCGATTCAGCTAGCCCCAGCAGTCTTTCAACGACTTGTGGATTTTCCGCCGCCACGTTCGTTGTCTCGCCCAAGTCGTTTTGCAAATCAACCAGGAAGGGACTCTCAAAACCGATTCGGTCCTTGGGAGCGATGTGCGAATTGCGACTGAACGGGGCAACTCCGATCGGTTCTTTTTCGCGGGGCAAATGGAGCTTCCATTTGCCCTGCCGAACGGCCTGCAGATGGACTCGAAGGTAATAGAAGAACGCCTTGTCAGGATCGGCTTGGTCAAATTCACCGTGAAAGAGATGACGGATGTCTTCGCCGTCGATCACTCGATCGGACGGAACGTCGGCTCCGGCGAGAGCAGCCAAGGTTGGCATCACGTCCATGGTCGTCGCAATCGAATCGCAAACCGTTCCCGCGGGCACTTTGTCTGGTCCCCAAAGAATCGCGGGGACTCGCACGCCACCTTCGAAGGAGGACACTTTGCCGCTTCGTAGCGGACCAGCGGACCCACCGTGATCACTTGGGCGATGCCCGTCCACATGCCCTTTGTTCTTGACCAACCAAGGACCATTGTCGCTGGTGAAAAGAACGTAGGTGTTATCGGCGAGCTTCAGTTCGCTGAGTGTGTCCAGGATCCTGCCGACGTTGAAATCGATCTCTTCAATGACATCGCCATACAGGCCACGTTTGCTTTTGCCTTTGAACGCTTGGGACGCATCCAACCGCGTGTGCGGCATCGTATGAGGGATGTAGACAAAGAATGGTTGGTCTTGGTTCTGTTCGATGAACGAGATGGCTTCGTCGGTGTAACGCTGAGTCAACGTCGCCATGTCGGAATCAGGATCGATCAGCTCTTTGTTGCGGTACAGATTCGCCACACGGTCATTGCTGGTGGGGGTTCCGTAGAAGTAGTCAAATCCCTGACCGGTCGGAAGCAAATCGGGGAAGAAGCCGGTCTGCGTGTGTTTGGCGAGATCCCACTTGCCAAAGCAAGCCGTGGCGTAGCCTTGTGTTTTCAGCACTTCCGCGATAGTGATTTCGTCTTCGTGCAAGATCGGGTGAATCTGCTTGGTGTGCCCTCGTTCCGCCACCCGCAGCGGGTAGCAACCGGTCATCAAGGCGGCTCGCGATGGTCCGCAGATGGGCTGAGCGTAGAAGTTGGTGAACTTCATGCCTTCCCTTGCCATCGCATCCAACCGCGGCGTACGGATGTCGGGCGAGCCAAAACAGCCCACGTCCTGGTAGCCTTGGTCGTCGGTGAAGATGACGACAAAGTTAGGCGGCCCGGCGGCCGCGATTCCCTGCATCAGGCACACGCACATCAGGGCTTGGAGCTGGAGCTTCATGGAGGACCGATCGGCTTGGTGGGTGAGCAGGAAAGAGCGGGAATGACAACGTTGAACGTTTGAGCGTTCGGTTGCGGGGGATGGCTTCCGGACAATCACAGGCTGGAAGCCTATGCCACTTATTTGAGGATGGGGCCGGCGATTTTTTCCCCGTTGGTGGTGAGAAGCTGGAAGTGGTGAACGCCGACCTTTTGGCCGTCGCGGTAGGTCCACACGACTTGCTTGTCTCGCGTCACTTCCATGAGTTTAGGTGCGTCCACGTCGGCTCGGCCGCCCGCGTAGCTGGTGATGACGACGTTGCCATTGGGAAGTAGCTGAGCACCGCATGGGTCTTGCAGCCATGCACCGGGAAGGTCTTCGTTGGTCAGCGTCCAGATGACGTTTCCGTCAGCGTCGAAGTCGATCACTCGGTTGCCATGGGTGCAGCAAACAAGTGTCTGTCCATCGCCATGTCGAATGGCGGTGAATGGCCATGTGTGGATCTTGTGATCGGTGTCACCGGGGACGGTTGTGTCCAATTTGCCAAGGACCTCGCCTTCTGGCGAATAGTGGAAAACGGCGAAGTCCAAAAGGTGCGGAGCGAGATAGGTTCCGTCGGCAAGTTTGCGAGCCATCCGAGTCTGCATGTGATGGTTCTTCTTCTGGCACGCCAGCGGGAACTCTAGAATCACCTCGCCGGTGGCACTGATTTCGAGCAATCTGGGGTTGTTGCCCGCTTCCGTGATGACAAACGTGCCGTCGGCGGTTGGCTGAGCGCTGTTGACTTCGCTTTGGGTGCCTTTCCAGATCAACGTCTCTTTTCCGTCAGGAGCGATTTGGACGACGGCTCCTCCGCGATGACGTTTGGATTTGTTGACCGTCAGAATGATCGTTCCATCGTCGAGCACGTAACCATCGCGTGTTGCGGACGGATAGGTCCAGCTTGCCTCGCCGTCGGCTCCCATGATGTATGTCTTTTGCCCGCACGCCAGGAAACTGTGCGCGACGTCTTGCGCTACCACCATGTTGGTAGTGAGGCAGAGTAGAAGGGTGGGCAGAATTTGGAGTGATTTCATGTTGTCACGATCGGGGGTGGGGAGGTTTGTGTGGGGGTGGGAAGGCGTTGTTAAGAAGTTGGCTCGGTCGAGTCACTCTGATTGGGTGAGGCGGTCGATCCATTCCGCATGTTGTTGCTTGATGGAATTCATCGATGGGTCATTCGCCAAGTTATGCCACTCGTTCGGATCGACGTCGTGATCATAGAGTTCTTCCGATCCATCAACGTAGCGGATGTATCGCCAACGGTCGGAACGAACCGTGTGGTTGCCCGCTTTGGTTGACGTGAGTGCGGGACGATCCCAGGGGCCGTCTGGATTGTCGAGCAGTCTTCGAAAGCTCAACCCTTGCAGCCCACCGGGAGGCGGCAATTCGCAGAGTTCCGCCAAGGTCGGGTAGATGTCGATCAATCCCACGGTTCGTTGGCAGACGTTTCCGGAGCCCACCGAGTCGGGAGTTCGCACGATCAAGAGGCTGCGGGTTGATTCTTCCCAGGGCATCCACTTTCGCCAGTGGTTCTTTTCGCCGAGATGCCAGCCGTGATCCGAACACAGAACGACGATTGTGTTGTCCGCGTAGGGGCTGTTGTCCAGTTTGCGGAGCACTTGTCCGATGCAGTCGTCGATCAACGCGACGCAGGCGTGGTAAGCGTGGACGAGTTCGCGTCGGTAGGAAGGGCTGTATTGTTTGACCGCTTCTTCCGCGATCAGCTTGCTTCGGTCGAGCACCCAGCGTCGCCCGATTTCAGGCACATCGTCCAAGTCGTTCTTCAGTACTTTCGGCAACGTCAGGCTGTCTCGATCGAACTGATCGAAATAGCGTTTCGGAGCCGTCATAGGCGTGTGCGGTTTGTAGAAACCCAGCGACAGGAAGAATGGCTGATCGTATTCCTGGTCGAGCTTTTCGATTCCCCAAGCCGCGATCTGTTCGTCGGGCATGCCACCTACTTCGATGTCCAACGCCGCCCATGCCAAGGAGTCTTGGGCGTCTTTGCCGAAACGCTTTGCGAATTGTCGACCGTTGGGAGGTTCAGGTCCCCAACGCAATGTCTTCGGCCCGATCTCGTCCCAATAGGCCTTCTTGCCATGATCGTTGTGGTAGATCTTGCCCATGCACATCGTCCGATATCCGGAATCACCAAACCAAACCGGCATCTGTTTGGCTCGGTGGTAAGCGTCGTGGGCTGACTTCGACGAGTTGTTGTAGATGCCGGTTTTGGAGGCGTACATGCCGGTCATGAAGGACGCTCGTGACGCGTAACAAAGAGCGACTTGGCAATGTGCATTGTTGAACAAAACACTTTGCTGAGCGAAGCGATCCAAGTTCGGTGTTTGAGCGTCGGGATTGCCTCCAAGGCATCCGACCCAGTCGTTGAGGTCATCCACTGTGATGAACAAAACATTGGGGCGATTCGTTTTGTGTTGCACGGAGGCGGAGAGATCGGCAACCGGAGCGGGAGCGGGAAGTTGGCTCATCGCGGCGGCATAGCGTTCCCCCAGCAACAGTTGGCTGCTTGCGTCGAAATGCGTTCCGGGGTCCCAAGTCTTCGTGCCCTCGGACGAAACCAATCCCACGGTGGAGCTTTCTGCAGCGACCAATTGGATCGCGGCACGGACGCTGTCGCGTTTTCCATTGTCAAACACTTCGCCCACGACGATGGGCAAATCCGGAACGCCAACGTCCTCGCGGATTCGAACGATCAGTTCGTCGAGTCGCCGTTGGTACACTCCCGTGCTCGACTTTGAATCCGATTCTCCTTGGTGCCAAAGCATTCCTCGGATCGTGAATTGGTCGCCACGGTCACTCAGTTGCTTGGTCGCCATTCGAATGGTTTCGATGAAATCTCGATAGCGTGGGCCTTGGCTATCGGAGTCTCCCTGCACGCCTGGCTTCCAGTCAACTCGCAGGCTGGAGCCACCCTTGGAACCCTTGATCAACGCCAGTTTTTGAGCTGGATCGGTTTTCAACATCGAACGTGCAAAGCCGATCTCAGGACCAAAGGTAGGCGACGGAATTTCGCCTTTGTACTTCGGCGGGATGCTGAATCCGGGAGCGAGCGTCTGCCAACCGTCGCTCGAGTGAGGAACGTTTCGATAGAAGATGATCGCCTCTTCGATCGGGCTTTTCTGTTCTTCCGTCAGTTCGCTGGTATGGCCGCGGCCATCCATGTTGGATTGGCCAGCGAGAAGGTAGATGTCGTGGTGCTCGGCGACGCAAACGCCGCGCATCGCGAAAAAGACAATCGCCACCGCGGCACAGACAGCTTTTGTTGAAAGAGACGAGGGCATTGCGATTGCTTTTAGAGTGATTGAACGAGTTCTTGCTTGGCGTTGCCGATCAATATCGGTAGTCGCCGCCGTCGCGGCTTCGTTGGCAACTGGCCTGAAGCTCCACGAGCTGTTTGCGAAGTTGCTCGGTGCGTTCGGGCATTTTCTCGGAGAGATCCTGTTTCTCGTACGGATCCTTCGAGAGATCATACAGCCGCAACCGTCCGTTTTTCTTGGCTTCTTGCAGCAGTTTCCAGTCGCCAGAAATGATCGATTGCCCATCGATCCCCTGGTGCAATCGACGATAGCCAAAGAACAAATCTCGGTCTCGGTTTTCTACTTCGCCAAGGATCACCGGCATCAGGTCGATGCCATCGATTGGCCGGGTCGCTTTTTGCACCATCGAGTCACCGACGATGGAGGCAACCGTTGGCAGGAAATCGACCGTGCTGCATCGCACGGTGGTGGAGGTCCCCTCCGGAATCATGCCGGGCCACTCCGCACAGGCAGGTACCAGTAGGCCGCCCTCGTACATTGTGTGTTTATGCCCTTTGAATGGGCCGGCTGATGCGACGCCCTTCTTTGCTAATCCGTCCGACGGTCCATTGTCACTGCAAAAGAAAACGACCGTGTGCTTTTCGATCCCGAGTTCCCGCAGTTTGACACGCAGGCGGCCAACTTGTTGGTCCATCGCCGTGATGCATCCGTAGTAGTTCTTCCGTTTGCTGCCCGCTTTTGGATACAGCTTCTTGAACTCCTCGCCGGCGACGACCGGTTCATGGGGAGCATGAAACCAAACCGTGGCAAAGAATGGTTTGGCTTGGTTCGCTTCGATGAACGGGATCACGCGATCCATGATGACTCGGCTATCGTCTCCCGCGAGATTTTCTTTTGCTTCATGACCGTTGTGAACATAGGGGAAGCCACCTTTCCAAGGTTCTCCCGGTTCGTTTCCCCAACTGTCCCAGTCTTCCGGTGTGATTGTTGGATCCCACGTTGGCACGGCGCTGGTCGTGGCGAAGTATTCATCAAAACCATGATGGGATGGAGGCGAGTAGAAACCACGCGTGCTGACCTCGTCGGGCTTCACCCATCCGATGTGCCACTTACCGAACATGCCAGTCGCATAGCCTCGTTTTTGAAGCATTTCAGCGATCGTGATCTCTCCGACACGCATGCCGCCAGTGTGAGCGGCCAGGATTCCGAAGCGAAATGGGTAGCGTCCCGTCAGGCAGCTGCCTCGAGTCGGTGAGCAAAGCGGAGCGGCGGCGTAGAAGCGATCGAAACGCACACCGGCCGAAGCCATTGCATCCAAGTTGGGTGTTTGCACGACTTCGTTGCCGTTGAACCCGACATCTCCCCATCCCTGATCGTCGCTCATCAACAAAATGACGTTGGGCGGATTGAAGTCAGTGGTTTCCGCGATCGATTGCGTCGCCGGAACCCCGAGAATGAGAGCGAAAAATAGAAAAGCAATTCGCGTTGGGAAGTTCATTGTCGGCTTGCGGGAGCGTCGCAGGTGGGATGAAGGGGAGTGCGTCGCCCGCATGATACTTTGGATTTCACCTCGACGTTGCTATCGCTGACAGTCGCGGTTCCAAACAGATGAGTGTTCTTTCATCCATTGCCGCGCGAGATGTCATCGCTTCGGTGATGAAACCGTTTTCAACCGAACAACAAAGAAAGGCGAAATTGTTGCGAGGTTTATGGCAGACGCTCAGCTGTCTACTACATCAAATCCGATGTCGCAAATCGACTTTTGCATGACGCAAAGCACAACATCACACAGAACAGTACGGCGGTCGGTTGTGGCCCATGCTGAAATGAATGATTGGGTTCGGCACGGAGATGTTTGAGAGCCTAGAGTGCTCCGCGCTCGGCGGACATCTCCATTAACCAGCTGATGATTTCCTCGGTGATGCCGATTCGAGCGGAAGGGACCGCGGACAGTGCGTTCAGCGGCATTGAATCGCGTTCTGCCTGCTCGGGGCATTGGATCATACAGACCCCACCGGCGTCGGCGATGGCTTTCAGACCGCGCGTACCGTCGTCCAGCATTCCCGAGAGGATCACTCCAACCGCGTCGCAACCCGCGCTGGCTGCGACTGACAAAAACAGATCATCGATCCGGCGCAAACGAGCCCGGAAGGATACATCTTCGTTGACATCAAATGCGTTTTCATCCACTTCGACTCGGTCGCGTGAATTCCCGATATAGATCGTCGTGCATTCCAGGCACTCTTCGTCTTCCGGCTCCTCCACCGCGACGCGTGCCTTGTGGCCAAGCAGTTCGGCCAATGTGTTCTTGTGGTTTGGGGTTCGATGAGTCGCAATGATGACCGTGCCAGAAAACCAATTTGGCATGTACTCGACAATCTTGACGATCTCCTGAAACGCTCCGGCTGAACCACCGATCGCCACAACGATTTCAGGTTTCTCACCCGTTGAGCATTGTCGCAATTTGTCCTTCTGTTGATCGTTCAAAACCAGCCCGTTGTTGAGTGACGGTCGAGTTCAAAATGGAACAGTGGTGGCTGCGACCATGGCGATGTGATCCACACTTTGGATCCGATTGTAGCCTTTCGCAGTTTGGAACTACTACGTCACCGAGTGAACACGTTGCGGCGTGGTAGTCAGCGAGACGGCGACGACGGAAAGAGCGGGATGACAATCCAATGATGCAGTCGCTCAAGAATTGGAGGATTGCTTCGGTCGTCACTACTGCGAGAGTGGAGCAAACTCGAGTTCACCGTCGACGTCCGCATTGCTCGGGGAGTCGCCGCGATTGCCTTGGGCATCTTGCGTGTTGAGGTAGTCGCTCAGGCTGGCGTCTTGGTCCGCCGGAATGTTATCCGGCTCCACGAGGCCTCCCACTTGTGACCTCTCGTTTGCCAATCGCATCCAGCCGACACTGCCGGGAGGAATCATGGCGTCGTGAACCATGGCCATCGGTTTGGCGGTGACGTACTCAGGGTTGCGGCAGGCACGGTTGCATCCGGAACAACGTTCGCAAGGACGGCTGCCTCGCCAAAACATCAGCTCATCCAAACAGCTTCGCGACGCGACGAAAACGCGATCACCGGGTTGGATCTGATAGTTCGTCGCCGTGTTTCCCATTTGAACGATTTCGCGGTAACAAACCGGCAAGGTGACGCGGCATTCACAGGGATCGGTTGGCCGAGCCAACAGGATTTGGCACGGATTGGCGCTGGATGTCAAACCGCCCGCTGACACGATTGCATCGAGCACGGTTTCTGAGCCGGACAGCGGATATGCACCTGGCGCATTGACTTCACCCAGCACATAAAAGCGATCGACTGGTTCGAGAAGCCGAACGTTGACTGCGATGGCGTCGCAATCCTCGGGCATCGGTTCCGGTCGGTTCGATTCCGAACCTTGTTTGCTGGCTGCTTGCTCGCTGGCGAATTGTTTGCAGTCGGATTCTTGCTGGCGAATCTGGTGAGCAATTTGTTGCTCGATGAGCGATTCCGCCTGCTCGAGATCGCGGCCGGCGACGATGACGCGTCCGTAAGGCCCCAGGTCCAATGTTCCGTCCGCCAAGACGACTTGGTCGGCCGGCAATCGCAGGTCGCGTTCCAGATTGATGGGCTCGATCAACAGAGCATCACCCGGCTGCAAGGCTCGCGGTGGCAAGACTTGCTTGGCATTCTCTCGAGCGATTCCGCCGGGGATTCGAGAGGCATCGAGGACGTCCTTTGCTTCGCTGGTGAGCGTCGCGCCGGACGGATACAGCGACAGCCCCAGCGTGCTGCAGCCGGTGCTGGCCATTGCGAGCAAGCAACCAAGCGTGAACAGAATCTGATGACCAGAACAACTCATCCTATTACCTCTTGTCGTGGAATCCTTTCCCTACGAACAATCGGCTCAAAGAACAGAACTGGCGTGACTGATTCACGAAGACCGTGGTGATCATCACAACCCGCAAACCTCGCCGCGGTTCAACGTTCACGCGAATCAAGCAGCGTTTTGGAACGCAAGCAGACTTAAAATCCGCCGTCTATGCCATCGACGGCGCCGGCGGTGATTCCCGTTAGAATCAATCGTTGGCCTTCGCGAAGAAGGAAACGGGCCGTTTCTTCGCGGAATGTTTCGACGGGACGTAGCCGCACGATCGGACTTTGAGTGGATCCCATCACGGCCACGACCAGCGTCCGGTCGCGAAGCAGTTCCGAGACGCTGAGGATCGCAGACGCGGGAAGAAGCGAGCGAAGAGCGTACTGTTGTGCCAATTGGGTAAAGTTTGCCGCGATGTCGCGGTAGTCACCCGTCGCAATCAATGCGTTCAAATCCAAACGCCCGCTGCGCAAGTAAACCTTGCCATCCGCTTGCACGAGCGCGTTGTCCGACCCCAGCCAGAACTCATCCAGCACGACGACTCCTTGCCCAATGATGCCTTTGGCTTCGCCCACATCAAACGACTGATTGGCCAGCGAGATCGGTCCAAGAAAACGCGAGGCAGCAAGCAACCCAGGCACGGCCGCACCGCGAGTGTCGCCCAGCTGGAAATCAAAGCGTCCTGACAGATCATCGATGGATTGAATTGACTTTCCACGCAGCGAAATCTCGCCTGAAATTTCACCGCTGGCCAGCGAACTGGATCGACCGAGTTGATCTGTCAATCGAACGAAGTCCATCCGCCGCGTTTTCCAGTGACTCGTTAAATCAACGCCACCAGAGCGTCCTGAAGAAAGTAGCAGGCCGCCTTCCAGTTGACCTCCGCCAACGCGAGAACGCACCGACGGAAAATTGACGCTCCATTTGGACGATTGAAAATTCGCGGTCGCGACCAACGCACTGTGCGCGTTGCCCGCGGGAAGGCCGTAGATGTCCAGGTCTCGCCCGTCGACGTTGCCTCGAACACGAATGGATTCAGTGTGACCGGTGACGGTTGCCTTGCCAGAGGCTCGTCCAAGAAACTGGTTCGCGGTATCGCCGAGGAACCAAAGGCCGAGGTTCAAATCCACGCGGGATGCCACCAATCGCGTGTCGAATCGTGGGTGAATCCTTCGGTCGCCATCGACCAAATAAACCAGTCCATGCAGGCTGAGCGAACCGTCCGCGTAGTCGCCTCTGAGAGACTGAATCCGAAGCACGTCGTTTTCAATTCGGCCAGCCAATCGCAGTTTTCTCGAAAGCGGCTGAGCACGATACTTGAGCTGCGACAGTTCGAGATCGATCGTTGTGTCTGGGATCACAGTGCCTGGCATCACTCTGCCAAGTCCGCTTGGTGATGCGAAGTTGACCGAGACGTTGCCGGTTGCCTTTCCGGTCAGCCCGATCTTTCGACGTGCCAACAAATCAACCAACGCGTCCAACGAAACGCCATCAAACTTCAGTCGTGACGCTTGAAGCCGTGCGGGCAAATCATTGCATTGATCCGAAGCAATCAGTTGTGCGGTGGAGCTACCTTGAACCGTTCCGCCAAAGAGGCCGCCGTTCAAATCGAACTGGAATTCACCTTGGTTGGTCGAAACGTTCGCGTTCAAATCACCGATCGAAGCCTCGCCCAACATGATGGACGAGGCGATCAACTTTGCTGCCCCACGATGTGCGACCGGATCGGACAGCCGGTTCAATGGAACCTTCCAGTCAAGCTCACCTGACAGCGTCGATGCAATTTTCAGTTCAATGCTGTCCGAGACAGGAAGTCGTAGCTCAGGTCGAATGTCGCGAAAATTGAGATCCACGACAATGTCTTCTTGATCACGGCGAGGCACGGTCGCTTGGCCGGAGATTTGTCCGCCGAACAGAGTGGCGGTCAACGATGTCAAATCAAAAGCGGTCTCCGTGAGTTGATACTCGGACTCGACACGATGCACCTTGAAGCGTGAGGGGAGCTCAGAACTTTGCCGCCGCGGAGTGAGAGCGAAGTTGGTTGGCGTGAAGCGGACATCGTGCTCGAACGAGCCGAGGTCCACGCCCGCGACCTGGATCGATGGAGACGCCAGTGACCCAGCGATGTTCCATTGCAGTTGTTCCGCTCGATCGTTCAGTTCGCCTGACCCTTGGATTCGAAAATCAAGTTTGCCTTGAACGAGTCCTTCCTGTTCGGATGATTCAGAGGCGGCGATCCATTCGGACACTTGCCCGATCGGAAGGTCGTCCGCGGCGACTTCAAAAGAGAACGGTCCGTTGCCGGTCAGCGGAAGGTCCGCTTGGCCGATCATTCGAACGGCGGAAGGATTCGACGTCGGCGTTGTTTGCAGATCGATCTTGTCGGCTCGCAGGCGACCGTCCCGTATGACCACTTTGCCGACCTTCAAATCCGCCGTCGGCAATCCACCAAGTTCCAGGGCGTCGGCTTGGAAGGTTCCCTCCAAGTCGTAGCTGGCGATGTCGTCGATACGGTGGATGGGAGCTCGAAACTGCACGTCTCCGGATAGCTCACCATCCTTCGGGAGCATTGGCTCGTAGGATGGGAACAACGAGGCGACCAGTTTGGTGATGGGGGCCAGCGAGATGTCGTCCACCTTCAACTTGGCGGACGCATCGCCTTGAGGAACCAGTTCAAGTGAACCGCTTCCTGTGAAGTTGCCTTTCGTTGGATCGTTGGAAGCCTCGCCGGATTCGACGGCTGAGCCGGTCAACGAACTCAGCGTGGCAACACCATCTCGATAGCGGACCGTGGTTCGCAGATCGAGAAATTCGAAACGGTCGACAACCAAGCGTGAGCTGGTCAGTGTTCCATCGAATCGGTAGGCGGCTCCGTCGGTGAGGGACGTCCATGGAATGCCAACTTCAAACTGCACCGTCACGTTGCCTTCCAACGGGATGCCGAGATCGATCCCAATGGATTTCAGTCGCTCGGCCAGTTTGGCAACATCGATCTCACGAAACGCCCATTGGCTCTCCCAGTAGCGATCCGCGGGGGCCGCGTTTTCTTGGACTGCAGGTGGCTGGACTGCAGGTGGCTGGATTGCAGGTGGCTGGATTGCAGGTGGCTGGATTGCAGGTGGCTGGATTGCAGGTGGGTGGACTGCGGGGGGTTGGACTGCGGGGGGTTGCTGGGCCGAAAGTTGTGCGGCAAAGGCCAGCGACGAAAACACCGTGACGACGCCGATGACGATGCACGTGCACAATCGTCCGGCCGAACTCAGGCGGCACATGGCGGGCGGCGGATCGAGGCGATTCCCGGACACTTTGGCTCCATCTTTCGTAGTTCATGCCATTTTGAACCGCAGCCTACAAAAAGTTCGCCGCCCGATGCCAACGGAATCTGCCGGATTCGAGCGGATCAGAGACGCCAGCATCTGCCGCGATTGGATGCCGTCCAATCCGCCTGCAACGGGGCAAATCACGGGCCCAACGCTGCTTTCCGGACAGGCATTTCTCATGCATTGCTGGCCGAGAAGTGTAGAAACCTGGCCAATGTTGCGGGGTTCCACTCAATGTCCGAGCGGCACCGTTGGGCCCAAGTCGGGATCACCGGTGGCTGATGGACGCCGTTTGGATGCGGCCCGGAGCAGTTTTGTATCGATCCAAACGTTGCTTCACCAACCGGCCGCCGACTTCCCTAAACTTTCTGTCGTGGCCCGATGGGTTCGCGACGCAACGAAGCACCCGTGGTTTCTTTTCCAGCAGTCTTTTCCCAGGATTCCTACTGATGACCGGTTTTCAACGTTACTTGGTCGTTCTTTTGTCGCTCGCGTTGTGCGACTCCATTGTCGATGCCGAAGACTGGAACCGCTTTCGGGGACCGAACGGATCGGGAGTTGTCAAAAGCGACGAATCCGTTCCGGTTCAATGGAGCCCAACACAGAACGTGAAGTGGAAGGTGGCTCTTCCCGGAGCAGGTGTTTCCAGTCCGATCGTGGTTGGCGACCGAATCTTTGTGACGTGCTACTCCGGCTACGGGCTCGATCGAGCCAATCCTGGAGACATCAATGATCTGAAACGACATCTCGTTTGCGTTGACGCCAAATCAGGTGAAATGATCTGGGAGAAATCGATCGACGCGGTTCAGCCGGAAGATCCCTACACGGGTGCCGGCGTTCCCTCCCATGGCTACGCATCGCACTCGCCCGTGTCCGACGGCGAAAACGTGTACGTGTTCTTTGGAAAGACCGGCGCTTTCGCGTTTGATTTTGATGGCAACCAATTGTGGCACACTCCGCTGGGCACCGAATCGGATCCGCACCGTTGGGGTTCCGCGTCGAGTCCGATTTTGTTGGACGAC of Rhodopirellula bahusiensis contains these proteins:
- a CDS encoding sulfatase family protein, yielding MCVCLMQGIAAAGPPNFVVIFTDDQGYQDVGCFGSPDIRTPRLDAMAREGMKFTNFYAQPICGPSRAALMTGCYPLRVAERGHTKQIHPILHEDEITIAEVLKTQGYATACFGKWDLAKHTQTGFFPDLLPTGQGFDYFYGTPTSNDRVANLYRNKELIDPDSDMATLTQRYTDEAISFIEQNQDQPFFVYIPHTMPHTRLDASQAFKGKSKRGLYGDVIEEIDFNVGRILDTLSELKLADNTYVLFTSDNGPWLVKNKGHVDGHRPSDHGGSAGPLRSGKVSSFEGGVRVPAILWGPDKVPAGTVCDSIATTMDVMPTLAALAGADVPSDRVIDGEDIRHLFHGEFDQADPDKAFFYYLRVHLQAVRQGKWKLHLPREKEPIGVAPFSRNSHIAPKDRIGFESPFLVDLQNDLGETTNVAAENPQVVERLLGLAESMREDLGDFDRVGTNMRFFDPLDARPTKPPVPAPAARKGKSSHSGK
- a CDS encoding sulfatase-like hydrolase/transferase — protein: MPSSLSTKAVCAAVAIVFFAMRGVCVAEHHDIYLLAGQSNMDGRGHTSELTEEQKSPIEEAIIFYRNVPHSSDGWQTLAPGFSIPPKYKGEIPSPTFGPEIGFARSMLKTDPAQKLALIKGSKGGSSLRVDWKPGVQGDSDSQGPRYRDFIETIRMATKQLSDRGDQFTIRGMLWHQGESDSKSSTGVYQRRLDELIVRIREDVGVPDLPIVVGEVFDNGKRDSVRAAIQLVAAESSTVGLVSSEGTKTWDPGTHFDASSQLLLGERYAAAMSQLPAPAPVADLSASVQHKTNRPNVLFITVDDLNDWVGCLGGNPDAQTPNLDRFAQQSVLFNNAHCQVALCYASRASFMTGMYASKTGIYNNSSKSAHDAYHRAKQMPVWFGDSGYRTMCMGKIYHNDHGKKAYWDEIGPKTLRWGPEPPNGRQFAKRFGKDAQDSLAWAALDIEVGGMPDEQIAAWGIEKLDQEYDQPFFLSLGFYKPHTPMTAPKRYFDQFDRDSLTLPKVLKNDLDDVPEIGRRWVLDRSKLIAEEAVKQYSPSYRRELVHAYHACVALIDDCIGQVLRKLDNSPYADNTIVVLCSDHGWHLGEKNHWRKWMPWEESTRSLLIVRTPDSVGSGNVCQRTVGLIDIYPTLAELCELPPPGGLQGLSFRRLLDNPDGPWDRPALTSTKAGNHTVRSDRWRYIRYVDGSEELYDHDVDPNEWHNLANDPSMNSIKQQHAEWIDRLTQSE
- a CDS encoding sulfatase-like hydrolase/transferase, with product MNFPTRIAFLFFALILGVPATQSIAETTDFNPPNVILLMSDDQGWGDVGFNGNEVVQTPNLDAMASAGVRFDRFYAAAPLCSPTRGSCLTGRYPFRFGILAAHTGGMRVGEITIAEMLQKRGYATGMFGKWHIGWVKPDEVSTRGFYSPPSHHGFDEYFATTSAVPTWDPTITPEDWDSWGNEPGEPWKGGFPYVHNGHEAKENLAGDDSRVIMDRVIPFIEANQAKPFFATVWFHAPHEPVVAGEEFKKLYPKAGSKRKNYYGCITAMDQQVGRLRVKLRELGIEKHTVVFFCSDNGPSDGLAKKGVASAGPFKGHKHTMYEGGLLVPACAEWPGMIPEGTSTTVRCSTVDFLPTVASIVGDSMVQKATRPIDGIDLMPVILGEVENRDRDLFFGYRRLHQGIDGQSIISGDWKLLQEAKKNGRLRLYDLSKDPYEKQDLSEKMPERTEQLRKQLVELQASCQRSRDGGDYRY
- a CDS encoding SMP-30/gluconolactonase/LRE family protein, which translates into the protein MKSLQILPTLLLCLTTNMVVAQDVAHSFLACGQKTYIMGADGEASWTYPSATRDGYVLDDGTIILTVNKSKRHRGGAVVQIAPDGKETLIWKGTQSEVNSAQPTADGTFVITEAGNNPRLLEISATGEVILEFPLACQKKNHHMQTRMARKLADGTYLAPHLLDFAVFHYSPEGEVLGKLDTTVPGDTDHKIHTWPFTAIRHGDGQTLVCCTHGNRVIDFDADGNVIWTLTNEDLPGAWLQDPCGAQLLPNGNVVITSYAGGRADVDAPKLMEVTRDKQVVWTYRDGQKVGVHHFQLLTTNGEKIAGPILK
- a CDS encoding chemotaxis protein CheB, with amino-acid sequence MNDQQKDKLRQCSTGEKPEIVVAIGGSAGAFQEIVKIVEYMPNWFSGTVIIATHRTPNHKNTLAELLGHKARVAVEEPEDEECLECTTIYIGNSRDRVEVDENAFDVNEDVSFRARLRRIDDLFLSVAASAGCDAVGVILSGMLDDGTRGLKAIADAGGVCMIQCPEQAERDSMPLNALSAVPSARIGITEEIISWLMEMSAERGAL